A single Candoia aspera isolate rCanAsp1 chromosome 5, rCanAsp1.hap2, whole genome shotgun sequence DNA region contains:
- the LOC134498607 gene encoding LOW QUALITY PROTEIN: short transient receptor potential channel 2-like (The sequence of the model RefSeq protein was modified relative to this genomic sequence to represent the inferred CDS: substituted 1 base at 1 genomic stop codon): MAFLPLPXPANWKEIVNKKLKFPEGLLSAIQDGQLTKIQQLLQVSDGILRQLDDAEDRAWREALNLAIRTGGEEITRTLLRFVKFDFRQVHEALLVAVDTNQPNVVKQLLDRLDQEKGLKMDIKSFSMAFFDNSIDNSRFAPGVTPLTLACEKDLYEIVDMLMKKGHTISRPHKVSCACLECSNGRKFDLLKFSLSRINTYKGIASRAYLSIASEDPMLTAFKLSRELKWLSKKEPEFKPDYLALEQLCQEFAFELLGMCRNQSEVTAILNELGDDAVDEDDEAVDDQAFEEGIPNLARLRLAVNYNQKRFVAHPICQQVLSSIWCGSLPSWRGSKSLWKVFVSCSIFLAMPFLCLTYWFAPKSKIGKILKIPVIKFLLHSASYVWFLVFLLVESLILERHHESFMGRNQSMWETSLHMVWVAGFFWFECKEVWIEGLRSYLLDWWNFLDIVILSMYLASFVLRLLVYLKGRVFCLDGQAASPECYYYTQAKRLEWRTEDPQFMAEVLFAVTSMLSFTRLAYILPAHETLGTLQISIGKMIDDMIRFMFIMMIILTAFLCGMNNIYVHYQESERLGSFNETFQFLFWTMLGMEEHNVVDMPQFYVAELVGRVLYGVFTIVMVVVLLNMLIAMITNSFQKIENDADVEWKFARSKLYLSFFREGLTLPVPFNIIPTPKSIFYAIRGVFRFMCCYKPKKHQKYPPISTISNPSVEEGGARTESRLSYRRQVLKALVQRYIDTARREFEESRRKDLGNRLTELNKSVLRLHSEMKHLRHSVATSGAAANPMDGASVLRKYIMKVRNSFQSYDPEPGSSGRGSPVEVVVHQDVPLVGEGRLPFLQEEEGEAGGKAGGEAEGEVGGEAEGEAGGEAEGEAGGEAEADEEAQPGIPEHEPQETLDDEAGEAPES; the protein is encoded by the exons ATGGCTTTTCTGCCTCTCCCTTAGCCGGCCAACTGGAAGGAGATAGTGAACAAGAAGCTGAAGTTTCCCGAAGGCCTCCTCAGTGCCATTCAGGATGGCCAGCTGACGAAGATCCAGCAGCTGCTGCAAGTGAGCGACGGGATCCTGCGGCAGCTGGATGATGCTGAAGATCGGGCCTGGCGGGAGGCTCTCAACCTGGCCATCCGCACCGGCGGGGAGGAGATCACCAGGACATTGTTGCGCTTCGTGAAATTTGATTTCCGGCAGGTCCACGAGGCCCTGCTGGTGGCTGTGGACACCAACCAGCCCAATGTGGTCAAGCAGCTACTGGATAGGCTTGACCAAGAGAAGGGTCTCAAGATGGACATCAAATCCTTCTCCATGGCCTTCTTCGACAACTCGATTGACAACTCCCGCTTTGCCCCCGGCGTGACTCCTCTCACCTTGGCTTGTGAGAAGGATCTCTACGAAATTGTGGACATGCTGATGAAGAAGGGCCACACCATTTCCCGGCCACACAAGGTCTCCTGCGCCTGCTTGGAGTGCTCGAACGGACGGAAGTTCGACCTGCTCAAGTTCTCGCTTTCCCGCATCAACACCTACAAGGGCATCGCCAGCCGGGCCTACCTCTCCATCGCCAGTGAGGATCCCATGCTGACAGCCTTCAAACTCAGCCGGGAGCTGAAGTGGCTGTCCAAGAAGGAGCCCGAGTTCAAG CCCGATTACCTGGCGCTGGAGCAGCTGTGCCAGGAGTTTGCCTTTGAGCTCCTGGGCATGTGTCGCAACCAGAGCGAGGTGACCGCCATCCTGAACGAGCTGGGGGATGATGCTGTGGACGAGGATGATGAAGCCGTGGACGACCAGGCCTTCGAGGAGGGGATCCCCAACTTGGCCAGGCTCCGTCTGGCAGTCAACTACAACCAGAAACGG tttGTGGCTCACCCCATCTGCCAGCAAGTCCTGTCGTCCATCTGGTGTGGGAGCCTGCCCAGCTGGCGGGGCAGCAAAAGCCTCTGGAAGGTGTTCGTTTCCTGCTCCATCTTCCTGGCCATGCCCTTCTTGTGTCTGACCTACTGGTTTGCCCCCAAATCCAAG ATTGGCAAAATACTGAAGATTCCTGTGATAAAATTCCTCCTGCATTCAGCCTCCTACGTCTGGTTTCTGGTTTTCCTGCTGGTGGAGTCTCTGATCCTGGAGCGCCATCACGAGTCCTTTATGGGGCGCAATCAGAGCATGTGGGAGACGTCCCTTCACATGGTCTGGGTGGCAG GCTTCTTCTGGTTTGAGTGCAAGGAGGTTTGGATCGAAGGGCTCCGCAGCTACCTCCTCGACTGGTGGAACTTCCTGGACATCGTCATCCTCAGCATGTACCTGGCCTCCTTCGTGCTCAGGctcctggtctacctcaaaggccGCGTCTTCTGCCTGGACGGCCAGGCCGCTTCTCCGGAGTGCTACTACTATACCCAAGCCA AACGGCTGGAATGGCGCACCGAAGACCCCCAGTTCATGGCCGAGGTGCTCTTTGCTGTCACCAGCATGCTGAGCTTCACCCGCCTGGCCTACATCCTGCCTGCCCACGAGACCCTGGGGACACTCCAGATTTCCATTGGAAAGATGATTGATGACATGATTCG GTTCATGTTCATCATGATGATCATCCTGACAGCTTTCCTGTGTGGCATGAACAACATCTATGTCCATTATCAGGAATCTGAGCGTCTGGGAAG TTTCAATGAGACCTTCCAGTTCCTCTTCTGGACAATGCTTGGGATGGAGGAACACAACGTGGTTGACATGCCCCAGTTCTACGTGGCTGAGTTGGTGGGCCGAGTGCTCTATGGAGTCTTCACCATTGTCATGGTGGTCGTCCTTCTCAACATGCTCATTGCCATGATCACCAACTCTTTCCAGAAGATTGAG AACGACGCTGATGTGGAATGGAAATTTGCACGCTCAAAACTCTACCTGTCATTCTTCAGGGAAGGTTTAACTCTGCCAGTTCCCTTCAACATCATTCCGACGCCCAAGTCCATCTTTTACGCCATCAG GGGTGTCTTTCGCTTCATGTGCTGTTATAAACCGAAGAAGCATCAGAAATATCCCCCAATTTCCACCATT AGCAATCCGTCGGTGGAAGAAGGCGGGGCGAGGACAGAAAGCCGTCTCTCCTATCGGCGCCAGGTGCTCAAGGCGCTGGTGCAGCGCTACATCGACACGGCCCGGCGGGAGTTTGAGGAGAGCCGGAGGAAAG ACCTGGGGAACCGCCTGACTGAGTTAAACAAGTCGGTGCTGCGCCTTCACTCGGAGATGAAGCACCTTCGCCACTCGGTGGCCACCAGTGGGGCAgcagccaaccccatggatgggGCCAGCGTGCTGCGCAAGTACATCATGAAGGTGCGCAACAGCTTCCAGAGCTACGATCCGGAGCCGGGGAGCTCCGGCCGGGGATCCCCTGTGGAGGTGGTGGTGCACCAGGACGTGCCCCTCGTAGGGGAGGGCCGACTGCCCTTCCTTCAGGAAGAGGAGGGCGAGGCGGGGGGCAAGGCGGGGGGCGAGGCAGAGGGGGAGGTGGGGGGCGAGGCGGAGGGGGAAGCGGGGGGCGAGGCGGAGGGGGAGGCGGGGGGCGAGGCGGAGGCAGACGAGGAGGCTCAGCCAGGGATTCCTGAGCATGAACCTCAGGAGACACTGGATGACGAGGCAGGCGAAGCGCCAGAATCCTGA